In Methanomassiliicoccales archaeon, the sequence TGAAACCCAAGAAATATCACCTGCGATGATTGCACTTCTATAGCCCTCTTTATCGATCCTATTGGCTAGTTCCCACCAAAATTTCAAAATCGATTCCATCAGGAATTTGCCAGTTGGGCAGTATGTCTTGTATGATGGCACGATAGATAATTTGCCTTCATTCAATGCACTTCTAATTAATTTGCTAATTTCTCTTTTCTTGGAGGGTACTTGTTCTTCTACTTTCTTATCTGATAGATACACAATCTTTTCATCATGACTCGCAGCAGTGATCAGGTCGACGAGGGACTGCAGCAATTCCATGTCATTTCGATAGATGTGAATTACGTGATCCCCCACATGAAACCGGTTCGTCCATTTTTGCATAAGTAAGTCGCTCCTCGCACGACTGAGCTTTAAAGTCTGAAATAGAGCAAATAGTATTTGTCATTATTGAAAGAACTAATTTTTGAACCTCGTATTAACCCTCCATAAATAGATAGGTGATCCTAACTTAATATTAAAACAAAATCGATAACCGGCGATCAATCCAGACGAATTTGCTCGCCTTCCCATCGATAGGATTTAGAATTGAAAGAACCTAGACTTCATTGAAATTAAGAAATGAATGTTCTAGAACCAAAAAATAACCAAAGGAAAAATTGAAAAATCAAATATCGGTTCTTTTCGACCCTTTGTATTTTTCAATACATTTTTTCGTTTGATGAAAAATCGAAATTGCCTACTCCGATTCAATGTCGACAAGTGGTGCAATTCTCCTTATCGACGCCTCAACAAAGCTGGAATCCTCAATAATGAGCTTGATCGCCCCATTGGGACAAAATTCTACGCAACGCGCACAGCCCTTACACAGATCTTGTCGAATTCTTGCAGAATCGTTTTCAATATGAATTGCATC encodes:
- a CDS encoding MEDS domain-containing protein, whose amino-acid sequence is MQKWTNRFHVGDHVIHIYRNDMELLQSLVDLITAASHDEKIVYLSDKKVEEQVPSKKREISKLIRSALNEGKLSIVPSYKTYCPTGKFLMESILKFWWELANRIDKEGYRSAIIAGDISWVSRHASLFPSFLQYEQSIDLYGVPKNIRIICQYDSRLFNSQQIESAIKVHQLVLRGQTLERKNWIVSRKLDNSVFFPSMV